ttctgccggttcggatcggatgggaaaaaatatgtatggcgtccGAACAacagggaatatgatccaaggAACGCCATTAAGACGGTGAAAGACGGTGGAGGCAAAGTTATGGTCTGGGCTGCTTTTTCATGGCACGGCGGCGGCGTTGGCcccatcgtaaaaattgacaccaaaatggACCAGAACGTGTACAGAGATATCCTGATGGATCATGTGATACCCTACGCAGAAGACAATTTACCGTTATTAAGGCGCTTcatgcacgacaacgaccctaaacacacttcaaagttagtgaagtgtgccttagaggtgaataaaatcgaGGTTTTGAAGTGGCCAGCAGAATCACCCCATCTTAACccgatcgagaatttgtggaatgatgtcgaacatcacattgagcaaaaaaaacaaccaatttaacacaattgtggcacgagattcaaaatgcttggtatgcaattccaatgtcacgatgtgaggctttggttgaaagtttgccaagaagaattgcttctgtatagcaaaataaagggttccctaccaaatactaagaaaaacttagaattgatatcggtaagtaaatttttttcaagaaactgttgaatgtgctaaattcgtgtccgggcgaaaaattgatgtttctacattcCATACTTTCTTCAATAATAAATGCACTTTGTTTATTCATATTCAAAACACTTTCTGGATACGGTCTCCGCAGGCCCGCGAAAGAAGCTATGCAATAGATTAAAAACAGACTttacatgtttttaaaataactctatTATATATTTAAGAATTCGACTCTGAGATCTTAAGCTGATCAAATCAACCTGAGCTCATCGACgatgattaaataaaaataacgatagtAAAGGTCACTTGTTTAAAAAGGGCAGAACTGTCCTCTGGTTGTCTAGCCAATAATGGTGTTGGAAGATTATTGTGTGTTGTAGatatttcaataattataattgttgACAAAGatgaaatgtttagaaaaatagtttcaacttttaatttccaaacaaaaattattgaataccATTTTTTTAACACTACTTTATAATAAACGAGTGTTCTAAAAATCAGTTCAGTGAACAAAATCATtagaattacaaaaataattgtttcatGAATTTTCAGACTAAGATTTTTAACTTGTGTCTGAAAAGAAGACCTAAAATTAAGCACTaaggtagataggtaggtagaaatggcgatctcaaggcaacctagcctgagatccaattagcgctgtagtgcgccgttttgataccaaaaactcgtttgacctgtgattgaaagggatagatttgtagagaagcttcatagcgattatgttagagccattttgtcgcattgagaaaaaagattaggtctctaatctttgtctcagatagctcatcaagttggtgaaagaatgtttttccaaagtatttcattctagtgtttgccaaagcaggacatttgcagaggaaatggattatcgtttcactttctctttggtcactacaactacggcaaaaggtgttgtaagagatacccaacttctctgcatgaactcctataggccaatgtccggtacaaaccgcaacaatcttGGCTATGTCTTGTCTTGGCCTGCATGGAAGATCGTTtatacgggttttattataggtgggccatatcttcctagatataatgcagttcgGTAAATTGCTAAACCtttggtttgattcagtttggtagatagaaaagattttacccttcatagcaccaagaggaatgttaaccatttccgctaGCTCATCAGCCCGTTcgtttcccacgataccactatggccctgaacccagatcagggtgacaccgaggttaatattcaggctcgcaagctcatcgcgacattgctggaccaattaagatggTTTTggcagctgcctgactgtctgtaaggATAGCCTGTTTctgttttggtttgggctttgtttaagtatcttagatgcctcccttattgctagcagttcagcctgaaaaacgctagcaaagtcaggaagcctaaaggatttagctacatttagggactcagttcagttttactttggttaactcctagtccaaaACTCATGGCCCAGctgcttactttcttcaaagctgactccgtgatttcactaatcacagaggtgtactttcctgacaccaatagcaccaaatcatccgcataggctaccgccttcactccacatctctctaatttaacgagaattgtatccatgaccagaagccatagaagaggcgaaaggacaccaccctggggtgttctcCTACTCACTAAACACACATACAAATTCTTCgtaagtaaaatgttcatatttcttattttttttgtgaaaaagttCAAAGCCTTCCAATAAAATCCTTCTCCCATAGATTTTTGCTTAtatttttactcaattttttcCCTCTAGCCTTTTGATGCACCTTATACAAATGACCCTATATTCAATATGGGAACATCTATCAAACTCTCTCACCACCCACCAGTAgccatttgtatttttttgtttctttttatcttGACAAAAatagttgtttatttattttatccagTTCGTCCGATTTCGGAGCAGCTCGTCTCGATTCGTGCCTCTAGCAATACGTCTAATTGCACGCACACAAACACCGTGTCGAAGACTGCCGAACTGAATCGACGTTAGACGATGCATGGAATCCAAGTGGGTGGTCGGAGTGGGTAgcgttaggtttttttttgcgttACGGAATTTCTGGATTCCGTCCCCGCGCTCAAGGCCCGCGATAGAATCTATGCAATAGCTTAAAAGGTTtcacttttcattattttttttattttaatgagtcTTCTTAAATAAGAATCTTAAAATTAGAAACCACATAAAGAGGAAGtcacttttcaaattattcAACTTTCTGTGTTTTCATCTTCTGGCATAACTTCGTCGTCTGTGGTTTGGGTTTTTTGGACTGTTGACGAAATACCAGCGACTTTGCCCTTACGATGTTTCCTATTTGCTTCCCATTCTCGAGGATGAATTTTCTTTCGATGAGAATGCATATTTGcatttgaattgaaagttttcggACAATGTGGGCAGGAATATAGAACTTCTCCCGTGTGCGTTGTCATGTGttcctgaaaaaaaagtaatttcataTTTGTGAAAGTTTTATTATGTATAAAAGAttgtaattacttttaaattgagTGGTTTTTTAAATGACTTATCACATACACTACACGCATAAGTTCGTTCTGATGCGTGCACGTAACGGATATGACTTCGTAGAGCACTTTGATTGGGCGCAACTTTGCCACAAATATTACACGTGTACATTTTGCCTTCTTCGTTGTGACGACGCAAATGCTTTTGTAGGCTGTGTTTGTTCTTCAACCATGATCCACATTTTTCACATTGGATTTCGGGTTGTTTAACACCATTGTGTTCGAGTTGATGCTTTTCAAACATTGCTCTTCCACGAATGACTTTGGCGCAAATATGACACATTCGCCCGTTTTCCTGCAGGTGAGTATTTTTACGATGAGTATTTAAAGTGTTTTCACTtggaaatctataaaaaaacgaaattagTTAAGTGTCAGATAAACCATTAGAGTGTCTTACACTTTCGGACAGAAATCGCAGGGAAACTTTCGCTCCTCTAATGGCACATGAATGACTTGATGCTGCTCTAGCAGGTACTGCTTGATGAATCGCTTTGAACAGGACTCACACTGAAACGGTTTTTCTTCGTCGGCCTGATGGATTATGAGCATGTGATTTTTCAAGCACTGTTTATCAGCAAAGACCttattgcagctttgacatctATAAGAGAAAAAATCATTCGAAAAACgagaattaaataaatgatgATTCATTTTAACGAACTTGAAGTATTCAGGATCTAAATGCTTATTAATGTGGTCGACAAGTAAAACACGTTTGAAGAGCTTTTTGTTACAGCAAACAATATAACCCTTCTGACCGTGTGAGTTCCAGAAATGCTGACGCAACGAAGTGAAGTCGATCAGCTCAACATGACATATCTCGCAAGCGAGTTTCATGTGTTTGGCTATTAATTCGTCATATTCTTTGGCAcgtatattatattttgattctttttctaGAGATCTTTcagtgggtgattttttttcctGCTTTCTTCGGGTTTTATTTTGGGCAGATGATGTATCAGGTGAGAGTTTAACATTGCTTATGGTTCTCGTCCGAAGAGACAAGCAACGTTGGTTGGTAGAAATAAGTTCTTCCGTTTGTGGTTTGATGTCAACATCTTAATGGAGCATAAGAAGATAAGGGAAATAATTTATGTTGGTTTGTTTTACACTACCTTTTACATCTTCTTTAGTATCTTCAAGTTCTTCAATGAAAATATCATCACTTGGCGAAAACTCACTTCCTTCGGGTTTTTCTTCTAAATCGAAAAATAGATAAACTTCGAGAATAAAttcatttgtgtttttttaatagaaagagTTTACCATCTTCTATAAGCGGATAACTGAAATTGACTTCTTGCACATCCCATTGTAAATGCTTATTCACATCACCATCTTTCAAATCCGAGGAGTTCTCACCGTCCTTTTCAATGTTTTCATCATCTATAACATCATTTACCAATAAAGGCGAAGAAGCTTTGACGAAAAATCTTTCGGCTAAAAGACGATGAGCTTCTTCTACTGATAAATAGTATTCATGGAAGTTCACCACTCTCAACCAGCAATCGTTGCATATTGCTGTTGATATAGGATCATCAATTTttggctataatttaaaaaatgtattgtttttctaGTGAAATTTGGAAATAATTAAAGTATCCACCTCAAACCAAAAGTATTTCTTTAATATACCGACGACATTGAGTTCGATTCCAATTTCATCGAATATATTTATTACTTCGAGAATATCTTTTAGACAAAGTCtacaaatcatatttttgtatttttgtggtGTGTAATGTACGGAAATACAATtgtaaaaccaaaatattttcgtttttctgATAAACCACAGcgataaacacaaaaaattagaGTTTAGAGGAAAGCAGCTGTCAACAATTTGTTTCTGTCAATCAGTCATATTGAAATGTCAACCAATACGGTCCAGGGATGTTGTTGATGTAGGTTCGTTTGATTTGGCATTTTTAGGAAGACTTTCaaagcaaatacaaattgtCTAACCAGAATTGTTTTgatcgatttaaaaaagatgatgGTTTTGAAGCCTTGAGAAAGGATGTCTTATTTTATAGAATTGGGTAAGAACAATTTTTGCTCAACACTCCTTTAGCTAAGTATGAATTTTCGCTCacctattattttatttggtagATGTGTTGTGTCTAATAAAAGGCTCGACTTCTCTCTACCGCAGCACTAATTTCAACacgcgtttttttttattggaaagatATGCGCAAATAAATTAgaattatcctttttttaaggCGAGCAAagcccaaaaccgggttttcgacAGTAAGtttcgttcacaccgaacatttacacgttttcatttgacatttaaatttgtttaacaccggctgtcaaattttgtattgatgaacaaatttgtgagtaaaaagttagGACTATTgcttcttctcaaattatttgtgaaaatttaatgaattctaaccaattcaaattagATCTGGAAATGAAAGATACAAACTTAAGctttatgtaggtacttatcaagttgattttcaTTGAGACAAAGATCTATACGAGCTCCAAAAGAATGAATGGGATCCCTTCATTGAGTGGTTTAACAAATGTTTCgatacgaacaaaaaacacaaagtaTATTACACCCACTGTCTCGAATgcggataaaatgaaaatatccaagTACATCCTTTCACACAGTGAAGAACATCTTCATATGGTaagtattttctcaaaattcaacttttggAAAATTCTTGAAGGGCAAACattctcctaaggattttcCGTCGACACCCTTAAGTCGATAATCCTTTTATGTGCTGTGATAAAGCAGCATATCAGCGCACACAAGGCcataacactagctcgtctcgaagaagagtttcaactgaaacTCTGAGGTTGGGTGAAATGGGCTCAaaacatgaaccaacaagaactacaagctcgcttggctgctgctatcctctttgtttacttcaaccggtccgaacATTTCACTAAGGataattgtgtagaaaatatatcatagaatcaacaacaaacaaaattgttacaatcaaaattaattttatttaaaacattttcttcttctttcgcAACAAATTCAGTCCAAAATACTAAGCTTCCAAATGTTGGCcaaatttgctttaaaaatcGCCATAAATTGTGGCCGTCCGAacaacttataggcggggttgagaataTTCTGAACGATTTCATGTAGGTCcctatggccggagcagaaaaggtcaattcctagttccagattcgtaccaaaatcacactcattcagagcgatcactgaagctgttataaagggctgcaatttctccaagaCTATCTcggcttcttcctttgaggacttgCCTGGTTTATCGAATGCACTGACTATCTTCTTGAAGTTGGCACCCTGTTCATCAAGTTGCGATAGCACacgttgtggttttattcactaaAACAACGATTCCGACAATTGTGGAATattttggcgcaaattttcctagcaCGCTGCGACTTAACCTCCACCAGAAATTTTCTTGcgtacttattctcctccacaaatgaacttatcgcctttatCATATCTCACaaatccttgtgattgaacggagttaacGGAAAGTCTTTCTGCAAGTAGTATGCCAAAGCGttgaacatatttgtggcgacgagttgaaagacgcatcccttggaaacgtcattacgaactgTTAGCAAGTCTTtctcgtccttggggtcgtcacgccagtacAAAAGAACcaccagtgccgcaaatagtcaccggggtttttattctcgacgttggcaaattttcccgcaatttgttctgttgccacgcagctccttcaaattttccgttttttctttttttcttttccacatTCTgtacataaaaaacaaaatgaaataattcttattttttaaggaaattgtattaataatattacttaccacgaccaaatttatttcaaaatgaaatatttgttttgacagcagccatcagctgttttgtttacattaatttgagcgctgaatgtttcgaaaggtttgtttgtttaattcaactttgaattgctactagctTTCGAGAAGTTTCATATAAAagttgtggtttacgaaaacttgtggttaaccaaaaatgtatgggaaaacttgagttttcgatgctTTCAGCCTAAAACGAcaatttcgcgaaaaccgggtttcggatttcttctttttagttcattttcaaagttcagtttttcacataaaacccacgcaaaaatgtttggttttgtaagtattttatttttttacacatGGTTCAagttattcttaaattttaggaacattttcaggaaatttaaatagaacaacaacaaacaaaacgaaaaaatgtaTGCCTTCTAGTATTgaaatgcaaaagaaactttgcacataCCATACGTCACACCTGCTCCAAATCCTGTAATGTGCACAAGCAGGGAGGTTGCATCTGAAATCCGTCTCTGTTTGTACATTATATAATCCATTAAGCAAAACTTATTGCAGGCGTGAACAGtgaatcaaaaaacaatttactaaaaaagtagggttaaatctaaaaagtaaaacattttattttatgaattcttCTGTTCTGTTGAGAACCCCACCTAACTgttcaaaataatcaaaaggATGATACTCGTGCTGCGATAATGGAAAGTCTTCTCCTTGcaatcaaattttaagtttaggaAACATTCAATTGTGATagtatatttgtttgtatttttagttttgttttccaaGTATGTAAAGCTCAGTTTCATTTTAATCAcattgaatatattttgaaatttcaactaGTTCTCAGTTTTGccattcagtgttttttttattttcattaatactCGTATGTCATTTATACCTCTTTAACTTAATTATTCATctcaacttacttacttaaggtggcgctacagtccggggcggacctgggcctcaaccaacaagcgtctccagccagctcggtccctagctagctgtctccagtttcgcacgccaagttggttgaagtc
This window of the Eupeodes corollae chromosome 3, idEupCoro1.1, whole genome shotgun sequence genome carries:
- the LOC129949946 gene encoding transcription factor grauzone isoform X1; amino-acid sequence: MICRLCLKDILEVINIFDEIGIELNVVGILKKYFWFEPKIDDPISTAICNDCWLRVVNFHEYYLSVEEAHRLLAERFFVKASSPLLVNDVIDDENIEKDGENSSDLKDGDVNKHLQWDVQEVNFSYPLIEDEEKPEGSEFSPSDDIFIEELEDTKEDVKDVDIKPQTEELISTNQRCLSLRTRTISNVKLSPDTSSAQNKTRRKQEKKSPTERSLEKESKYNIRAKEYDELIAKHMKLACEICHVELIDFTSLRQHFWNSHGQKGYIVCCNKKLFKRVLLVDHINKHLDPEYFKCQSCNKVFADKQCLKNHMLIIHQADEEKPFQCESCSKRFIKQYLLEQHQVIHVPLEERKFPCDFCPKVFPSENTLNTHRKNTHLQENGRMCHICAKVIRGRAMFEKHQLEHNGVKQPEIQCEKCGSWLKNKHSLQKHLRRHNEEGKMYTCNICGKVAPNQSALRSHIRYVHASERTYACSVCDKSFKKPLNLKEHMTTHTGEVLYSCPHCPKTFNSNANMHSHRKKIHPREWEANRKHRKGKVAGISSTVQKTQTTDDEVMPEDENTES
- the LOC129949946 gene encoding transcription factor grauzone isoform X2 produces the protein MICRLCLKDILEVINIFDEIGIELNVVGILKKYFWFEPKIDDPISTAICNDCWLRVVNFHEYYLSVEEAHRLLAERFFVKASSPLLVNDVIDDENIEKDGENSSDLKDGDVNKHLQWDVQEVNFSYPLIEDEKPEGSEFSPSDDIFIEELEDTKEDVKDVDIKPQTEELISTNQRCLSLRTRTISNVKLSPDTSSAQNKTRRKQEKKSPTERSLEKESKYNIRAKEYDELIAKHMKLACEICHVELIDFTSLRQHFWNSHGQKGYIVCCNKKLFKRVLLVDHINKHLDPEYFKCQSCNKVFADKQCLKNHMLIIHQADEEKPFQCESCSKRFIKQYLLEQHQVIHVPLEERKFPCDFCPKVFPSENTLNTHRKNTHLQENGRMCHICAKVIRGRAMFEKHQLEHNGVKQPEIQCEKCGSWLKNKHSLQKHLRRHNEEGKMYTCNICGKVAPNQSALRSHIRYVHASERTYACSVCDKSFKKPLNLKEHMTTHTGEVLYSCPHCPKTFNSNANMHSHRKKIHPREWEANRKHRKGKVAGISSTVQKTQTTDDEVMPEDENTES